A stretch of Nonomuraea africana DNA encodes these proteins:
- a CDS encoding TetR/AcrR family transcriptional regulator → MNGRDPDRRKALLDAADRAILREGPQVSMAAIAAEAGITKPILYRHFGDKSGLYQALADRHVRRVISQLRPEFVRTRTDPRARARAAVEVYLDLISANQNLYRFLFHRASAEDTGVRSHMTALVRGLGEELGAVLAAEQAPPDPVRAQILGHAFVGMVQTTGDWWLEHPEVGREQVVEGLVEVIVAAFVSRPAG, encoded by the coding sequence GTGAACGGTAGGGACCCCGATCGGCGCAAGGCGCTGCTCGACGCCGCCGACCGGGCCATCCTGCGCGAGGGCCCGCAGGTGTCCATGGCGGCCATCGCCGCGGAGGCGGGGATCACCAAGCCGATCCTCTACCGCCATTTCGGCGACAAGAGCGGCCTGTACCAGGCGCTGGCCGACCGGCACGTCCGCAGGGTCATCTCGCAGCTGCGTCCCGAGTTCGTCAGGACCAGGACCGACCCCAGGGCGCGGGCCCGCGCGGCGGTGGAGGTCTACCTCGACCTCATCTCGGCCAACCAGAACCTCTACCGGTTCCTCTTCCACCGGGCCAGCGCCGAGGACACCGGCGTGCGCAGCCACATGACGGCGCTGGTGCGCGGCCTGGGCGAGGAGCTGGGCGCGGTGCTGGCGGCCGAGCAGGCGCCACCCGATCCCGTGCGGGCGCAGATCCTCGGCCACGCCTTCGTCGGCATGGTGCAGACGACGGGCGACTGGTGGCTCGAGCACCCCGAGGTCGGACGCGAGCAGGTGGTGGAGGGGCTGGTCGAGGTGATCGTGGC
- a CDS encoding PaaI family thioesterase has translation MSAGRTGMTGADFLRSIADGTVESSPHLAHLGLRLVGVEPGRVELSWRPGPELTNRSGVVHGGYIATALDDACGMSSGSAAERPTLHLTMNLNVDYLRPVRAGEVYTVVGTVTHRGRTRILTLATVTDADGRLCAQATSSLTPNRLTMPD, from the coding sequence GTGAGCGCGGGCCGTACCGGCATGACGGGGGCGGACTTCCTGCGGAGCATCGCCGACGGCACCGTGGAGTCCTCCCCCCATCTGGCGCACCTGGGGCTGCGGCTGGTCGGGGTCGAGCCCGGCAGGGTCGAGCTGAGCTGGCGGCCGGGGCCCGAGCTCACCAACAGGTCGGGCGTCGTGCACGGCGGCTACATCGCCACGGCGCTCGACGACGCGTGCGGCATGTCGAGCGGCAGCGCGGCCGAGCGGCCCACGCTCCACCTCACGATGAACCTCAACGTCGACTACCTGCGCCCGGTGCGGGCCGGGGAGGTCTACACGGTCGTCGGCACCGTCACCCACCGGGGCAGGACGCGCATCCTGACGCTGGCGACCGTCACCGACGCCGACGGCCGCCTGTGCGCCCAGGCCACCTCGAGCCTCACTCCCAACAGGCTGACCATGCCGGACTGA
- a CDS encoding protein kinase domain-containing protein, with the protein MAPEVPGYEVLGLLGQGGFGVVYQARQLAVGREVALKVDSRVLVSERDQRRFVREVTSAGALSGHPHVAHVYDAGVLRDGRPYMVLELCPGGSLADRMRAGTLPVAEVRDIGVRIADALAAAHAAGVLHRDVKPANILVNRYGNVVLSDFGLATMPEPGAEVSVTRESLTPAYAPPEAFELTEPTAAGDVYSLSATLYALLSGRPPRFPENGVANLAVIMALHRRPVPEIPGVPAAFTEVLRQALASDPGRRTATAAAFRDALATADLSGTAAPPPPAYGGGWRGAAWGGAVSGGPASGGPASGGPTSGRPASGGAEWGGVATGPKAAQGGAGWSAAQTGAGAAHAGDWSAMPTGPGPAAGWPAGQAMPSAHKGPTGHSGPPHTGPAGYTGPAAHFGAAAHPGAAHPGAAEHPGAAGHLGHAGHLGHAGLGQVGHFGQAGPAGQAGHLSSGPEGGLAGHAGHGGGWPAGHGDVHGGGWPAGHGDVHAAPTARSGRVARGYAAASALFSVMIAVGVVLMLMEGR; encoded by the coding sequence GTGGCGCCCGAGGTGCCAGGCTACGAGGTGCTCGGGCTGCTGGGCCAGGGCGGTTTCGGCGTCGTCTACCAGGCGCGGCAGCTGGCGGTCGGCCGTGAGGTGGCGCTCAAGGTCGACAGCAGGGTGCTCGTCTCCGAGCGTGACCAGCGGCGGTTCGTGCGCGAGGTCACCTCGGCGGGGGCGCTGTCGGGGCATCCGCACGTCGCGCACGTCTACGACGCGGGGGTGCTGCGCGACGGCCGGCCGTACATGGTGCTGGAGCTGTGCCCCGGCGGGTCGCTGGCCGACCGGATGCGCGCGGGCACGCTGCCCGTCGCCGAGGTGCGCGACATCGGCGTCAGGATCGCCGACGCGCTGGCCGCGGCGCACGCGGCGGGGGTGCTGCACCGTGACGTCAAGCCCGCCAACATCCTGGTCAACCGCTACGGCAACGTCGTGCTGTCCGACTTCGGGCTGGCGACGATGCCGGAGCCCGGCGCCGAGGTGTCGGTGACGCGCGAGTCGCTCACCCCCGCCTACGCGCCGCCCGAGGCGTTCGAGCTGACCGAGCCGACCGCGGCGGGCGACGTCTATTCGCTGTCGGCGACCCTCTACGCGCTGCTGTCGGGGCGTCCGCCGCGCTTTCCGGAGAACGGCGTGGCCAACCTCGCCGTGATCATGGCGCTGCACCGGCGGCCGGTGCCGGAGATCCCCGGTGTGCCGGCCGCCTTCACCGAGGTGCTGAGGCAGGCGCTGGCCAGCGACCCTGGGCGGCGGACCGCGACGGCCGCCGCGTTCCGCGACGCCCTGGCCACCGCCGACCTCTCCGGTACGGCGGCCCCTCCCCCTCCCGCGTACGGCGGCGGCTGGCGCGGGGCCGCTTGGGGCGGGGCGGTTTCCGGCGGGCCAGCTTCGGGCGGGCCAGCTTCGGGCGGGCCAACTTCAGGTAGGCCAGCTTCGGGCGGGGCTGAGTGGGGCGGGGTGGCGACGGGGCCGAAGGCCGCCCAGGGAGGAGCGGGCTGGAGCGCCGCGCAAACCGGCGCCGGGGCCGCCCATGCCGGTGACTGGTCGGCCATGCCCACCGGACCGGGACCCGCCGCCGGATGGCCCGCGGGACAGGCCATGCCCTCGGCCCACAAGGGGCCGACGGGGCACAGCGGGCCCCCGCACACCGGCCCCGCCGGGTACACCGGGCCCGCCGCGCACTTTGGGGCCGCCGCACATCCCGGGGCAGCACACCCCGGCGCCGCCGAGCACCCCGGGGCCGCCGGGCACCTCGGACACGCGGGGCACCTTGGGCACGCGGGGCTCGGGCAGGTCGGTCATTTCGGGCAGGCGGGACCTGCTGGGCAGGCGGGACACCTGTCTTCGGGCCCGGAGGGAGGGCTGGCGGGGCACGCTGGGCATGGTGGCGGATGGCCCGCGGGGCACGGCGACGTGCATGGTGGGGGATGGCCCGCGGGGCACGGCGATGTGCACGCGGCGCCGACCGCCCGGTCCGGCCGGGTCGCCAGGGGGTATGCGGCCGCCTCCGCCCTGTTCTCGGTGATGATCGCCGTCGGGGTCGTGCTGATGCTCATGGAGGGCCGGTGA